Proteins encoded together in one Nostoc sp. PCC 7524 window:
- a CDS encoding NHLP family bacteriocin export ABC transporter peptidase/permease/ATPase subunit, with protein sequence MEAVECGAASLAIILGYYNRIVPLAELRIECGVSRDGSKASNLILAARRYGMEADGFKAEDIEQLQKLYPPYIVFWKFNHFLVVEGWNKHWVFLNDPATGPRKISWEEFDEGFTGVVLVMEPGEDFAEGGRKPNVISGLIDRLQGSFAAILYCVLAGFLLVLPGLAIPVFSQVFVDQVLVENRTEWLRPLILGMFLTTVFQGLLTLLRLRYLRKLRIKLATAMSTRFLWHILRLPIRFYAQRYAGEISNRASLNNKVAQVLSGQLATTVIDAVMVLFYALVMFAYDGVLTLIGICFAAINGLTLQWVARYRVDANLRLVQDWGKADGVSIAALQSIETLKASALESDFFCRWSGYYAKAINAQQDLAVTNQILGVLPILLNSLTSMFILVVGGWRVMDGNLSIGMLVAFQSLMLSFQQPVNTLVDFGSTVQELEGDLNRLDDVLGNSLDPEVEKSQVIPNHQSKISLTKLQGYVELRNITFGYSHVDPPLIENFSLSLQPGQRIAVVGASGSGKSTLAKLICGLYQPWEGEILFDGIPRSEIPREVLASSLSLVEQDIFLFGGTVRDNLTLWDDTLSDEQLIKACQDAAIHEAIAQLPGGYDGQLLEGGVNFSGGQQQRLEIARALVKNPAILVMDEATSALDTQTEQIIMENLHQRNCSCILVAHRLSTIRDCDEIIVLEAGKVVQRGTHEELWQQGGVYQRLISSEES encoded by the coding sequence ATGGAAGCAGTCGAATGCGGTGCAGCTTCCTTAGCGATTATTCTTGGCTACTACAATCGCATTGTCCCCTTAGCCGAACTCCGCATTGAGTGTGGGGTTTCCCGTGATGGAAGTAAAGCTTCTAATTTGATTTTGGCTGCTAGACGCTACGGCATGGAAGCCGATGGCTTTAAGGCAGAAGACATAGAACAACTGCAAAAATTGTATCCTCCCTACATTGTGTTTTGGAAATTCAATCACTTCCTGGTAGTGGAAGGATGGAATAAACATTGGGTGTTCCTCAATGATCCTGCTACTGGCCCCCGCAAAATTTCTTGGGAAGAATTTGACGAGGGGTTTACCGGGGTTGTGTTGGTGATGGAACCCGGAGAAGATTTTGCTGAAGGGGGACGTAAACCCAATGTCATCTCAGGATTAATCGACCGATTACAGGGTTCATTTGCTGCCATTCTCTACTGTGTTTTAGCTGGCTTTCTGTTGGTACTGCCCGGTTTAGCGATTCCGGTGTTCAGTCAGGTGTTTGTGGATCAGGTGTTGGTGGAAAATCGTACCGAATGGTTGCGTCCTCTGATTTTAGGGATGTTTCTCACCACGGTATTTCAAGGATTACTGACACTGTTGCGACTGCGTTATTTGCGGAAGCTGAGGATTAAACTGGCTACAGCAATGTCTACGCGCTTCCTATGGCATATTCTCAGATTGCCTATTAGATTTTATGCCCAAAGATATGCCGGAGAAATCAGCAATCGCGCCAGTTTGAATAATAAAGTCGCTCAGGTGCTTTCCGGTCAATTGGCAACTACAGTCATTGATGCGGTGATGGTATTATTTTATGCCTTAGTAATGTTCGCCTATGACGGGGTACTGACGTTAATAGGCATCTGTTTTGCTGCTATCAATGGGTTAACCTTGCAGTGGGTGGCACGATATCGGGTGGATGCTAATCTCCGCTTAGTACAAGATTGGGGGAAAGCAGATGGAGTCAGTATTGCCGCACTCCAAAGTATAGAAACCTTGAAAGCATCGGCATTGGAGTCAGATTTCTTTTGCCGATGGTCTGGTTATTATGCCAAAGCCATCAACGCCCAGCAAGATTTGGCAGTTACGAACCAGATATTAGGAGTTTTGCCAATTCTCCTCAACTCGTTAACTTCCATGTTCATTTTAGTGGTTGGGGGTTGGCGAGTCATGGATGGCAACCTCAGCATCGGGATGTTGGTGGCATTTCAAAGTTTAATGCTGAGTTTTCAGCAGCCTGTGAATACTTTAGTTGATTTCGGTAGTACCGTCCAAGAATTAGAAGGGGATTTGAATCGTTTAGATGATGTTTTAGGTAATTCTCTTGATCCAGAGGTGGAGAAGTCGCAAGTTATCCCTAATCATCAGTCTAAAATATCACTCACAAAGCTGCAAGGTTATGTAGAGTTACGGAATATCACTTTCGGTTACTCCCATGTTGATCCGCCGTTGATTGAGAACTTCAGTTTATCTTTGCAACCAGGACAAAGGATAGCTGTAGTAGGTGCAAGTGGTTCAGGAAAATCTACCCTAGCTAAACTCATTTGTGGACTTTATCAACCTTGGGAAGGGGAGATTCTCTTTGATGGGATTCCCAGAAGCGAGATTCCAAGAGAGGTGTTGGCGAGTTCTCTATCACTGGTGGAACAAGATATTTTTCTGTTTGGGGGTACAGTCAGGGATAACTTAACTTTATGGGATGATACTTTATCAGATGAGCAGCTAATAAAAGCTTGTCAGGATGCAGCAATTCATGAAGCGATCGCACAACTTCCAGGAGGGTATGATGGTCAACTATTGGAAGGTGGTGTAAACTTCAGTGGCGGACAGCAACAACGCCTAGAAATTGCCCGTGCTTTAGTGAAGAATCCGGCAATTTTGGTGATGGATGAAGCGACTTCTGCTTTAGATACCCAGACAGAACAAATTATTATGGAGAATTTGCATCAGCGCAACTGTAGTTGTATTTTAGTAGCGCATCGCTTGAGTACCATTCGGGATTGTGATGAAATTATTGTTTTGGAAGCCGGTAAAGTAGTGCAGCGCGGAACTCATGAGGAATTATGGCAGCAAGGGGGAGTATATCAGCGTTTGATTTCTTCAGAGGAAAGTTAG
- the hisS gene encoding histidine--tRNA ligase codes for MAKSDKINFSTPSGFPEFLPSEKRLELYLLDTIRRVYESYGFTPIETPAVERLEVLQAKGNQGDNIIYGIDPILPPNRQAEKDKSGETGSEARALKFDQTVPLAAYIARHLNDLTFPFARYQMDVVFRGERAKDGRFRQFRQCDIDVVGRRELSLLYDAQMPAIITEIFEAVNIGDFVIRINNRKILTGFFQSLAISETQIKSCIGIIDNLEKIGEAKVKLELEKEGINPEQTQKIVDFIKIDGDVDEVLDKLKHLSRNLPECEQFSLGVGELETVIAGVRNLAVPDKRFCIDLSIARGLNYYTGTVYETTLIGHEALGSICSGGRYEELVGMFLGEKMPGVGISIGLTRLISRLLKAGILNTLPATPAQVVVVNMQEDLMPTYLKVSQQLRQAGINVVTNFDKRPLGKQFQAADKQGIRFCVIIGADEAAAQKSSLKDLQTGEQVEVALADLAEVIKQKLV; via the coding sequence ATGGCAAAAAGTGACAAAATAAACTTTTCTACTCCTAGTGGCTTTCCTGAATTTCTGCCCAGTGAAAAACGCTTAGAATTATATTTACTAGATACCATCCGTAGAGTTTATGAAAGCTATGGATTCACACCTATTGAAACTCCCGCAGTAGAAAGGTTAGAAGTCTTGCAAGCTAAAGGCAATCAAGGCGACAATATTATTTATGGTATAGACCCGATTCTGCCACCCAATCGCCAAGCAGAAAAAGATAAATCAGGTGAAACAGGTTCAGAAGCTAGAGCTTTAAAATTTGACCAAACTGTGCCTTTAGCAGCGTATATTGCCCGTCACCTAAATGACTTAACCTTTCCCTTTGCTCGTTACCAAATGGATGTAGTTTTTCGAGGGGAACGAGCTAAAGATGGGCGGTTTCGCCAATTTCGTCAGTGTGATATTGATGTCGTAGGGCGGCGTGAACTCAGCCTATTGTATGATGCCCAAATGCCAGCAATTATCACAGAAATCTTTGAGGCAGTTAATATTGGTGACTTTGTAATTCGCATTAACAATCGCAAAATTTTAACTGGATTTTTCCAGTCTTTAGCGATATCAGAAACTCAAATTAAATCTTGTATTGGCATTATTGATAATCTCGAAAAAATTGGCGAAGCTAAAGTTAAGCTAGAATTAGAGAAAGAAGGGATTAATCCAGAGCAAACACAAAAGATTGTTGATTTTATCAAAATCGATGGTGATGTTGATGAAGTGTTAGATAAACTTAAACACCTCTCACGAAACTTGCCAGAATGTGAACAATTTAGTTTAGGTGTCGGCGAATTAGAAACAGTAATTGCAGGTGTGCGGAATCTGGCAGTGCCGGATAAACGTTTTTGTATTGATTTGTCTATTGCCCGTGGTTTAAACTACTATACTGGCACAGTTTACGAAACTACCCTCATAGGACATGAAGCTTTAGGCAGTATCTGCTCCGGTGGCAGATATGAAGAATTAGTCGGGATGTTTTTAGGTGAGAAAATGCCGGGAGTTGGCATTTCTATTGGATTAACTCGCTTAATTAGTCGCTTACTGAAAGCTGGTATTCTCAATACCTTACCTGCAACACCAGCGCAGGTAGTGGTAGTAAATATGCAAGAAGATTTAATGCCGACTTATTTAAAAGTTTCGCAGCAATTACGCCAAGCAGGTATTAATGTTGTGACTAACTTTGATAAACGTCCCTTGGGTAAACAATTCCAAGCAGCAGATAAACAAGGGATTCGCTTCTGTGTGATTATTGGTGCTGATGAAGCAGCCGCACAAAAATCATCACTCAAGGATTTGCAAACAGGTGAACAAGTAGAGGTAGCATTGGCAGATTTAGCTGAAGTAATTAAACAGAAATTGGTATAA
- a CDS encoding DUF3598 family protein — protein MSNIKEGMPVLARHEGDWIGIYTLIDTSGKILDQHESHLSCQFPEDSPYPYYQINRYKWANGKQEEHQFPGTYRDQTLWFDTERIQGKAWEIDDSTVILWFAYKTVPEMYLYEMIQISPDNNHRARTWHWFKNHQIYQRTIIQEERLK, from the coding sequence ATGTCTAACATTAAAGAAGGAATGCCTGTACTTGCCCGTCATGAAGGTGATTGGATTGGGATATACACTTTAATCGATACATCAGGAAAAATTCTTGATCAACATGAATCTCATTTAAGTTGTCAATTCCCAGAAGATAGCCCCTATCCTTACTACCAAATTAATCGCTACAAGTGGGCTAATGGTAAACAGGAAGAACATCAATTTCCTGGAACTTATCGTGATCAAACCCTGTGGTTTGATACAGAACGCATTCAAGGCAAAGCTTGGGAAATAGACGACTCTACAGTAATTTTGTGGTTTGCTTACAAAACAGTACCAGAAATGTACTTATATGAAATGATTCAAATTAGTCCAGATAATAATCATCGCGCTCGCACATGGCATTGGTTCAAAAATCATCAAATATACCAACGTACTATTATCCAGGAAGAAAGGCTAAAATAG
- a CDS encoding aldehyde dehydrogenase family protein, which yields MTNPIEVRNPRTGKFDYVIIPPPPRLLAQQCNRARRAQTRWYQLGVEGRIAALQEWKQAILSERQQLTEALVNDTGRLSISILEIDSFLASIDRWCDLAPDLLQESAKNTSIPFIALQQTSVPYSLVGVISPWNFPLLLSMIDTIPALLAGCAVIVKPSEIAPRFVAPLLIALNNVPNLRDVLIFLEGAGETGAALIDYVDVICFTGSVVTGRKVAEAAAKRFIPAFLELGGKDPAIVLESADLDLATSAILWGAVVNTGQSCLSIERIYVAESIFEEFYHQLIAKAHRLQLAYPNVESGQIGPIIAEKQAEIIKNHLTDAVDKGAVIHCGGKVEELGGGWWCRPTVLTQVNHSMKVMTEETFGPIMPVMPFPSVEEAVYLANDAIYGLSAAVFAGSEEEALPVARQIQAGAISINDAALTAIMYEGEKNAFKFSGLGGSRMGAAALKRFMRKQAFLIKTNSAHDPWWFDHG from the coding sequence ATGACTAACCCCATAGAAGTACGCAATCCTCGTACTGGCAAATTTGATTATGTAATTATCCCGCCTCCACCTAGGTTGCTAGCACAGCAATGTAACCGGGCGCGGCGGGCGCAAACTCGCTGGTATCAACTGGGTGTAGAAGGTAGAATTGCAGCCTTACAGGAATGGAAGCAAGCGATATTGTCTGAACGCCAACAACTGACAGAAGCTTTAGTTAATGATACCGGTAGATTATCCATATCAATATTAGAAATTGATTCTTTCCTGGCCAGTATTGACCGTTGGTGTGATTTAGCACCCGATTTACTGCAAGAATCTGCTAAAAATACCAGCATCCCGTTTATCGCCTTGCAACAAACATCAGTTCCCTACAGCTTAGTTGGGGTAATTAGTCCGTGGAATTTTCCCTTGTTGCTGTCGATGATTGATACCATCCCGGCGTTGCTGGCGGGTTGTGCTGTAATTGTTAAACCTAGTGAAATTGCTCCTCGTTTTGTTGCGCCTTTATTAATAGCACTCAATAACGTTCCCAACCTACGAGATGTCTTAATTTTTCTTGAGGGCGCAGGGGAGACGGGAGCAGCTTTAATTGACTATGTAGATGTGATTTGTTTTACGGGTAGTGTTGTTACAGGACGAAAAGTTGCAGAAGCCGCAGCAAAACGCTTTATCCCGGCGTTTTTAGAATTGGGAGGGAAAGATCCAGCGATCGTTTTAGAATCAGCTGACTTAGACTTAGCTACATCAGCGATTTTGTGGGGTGCTGTCGTCAATACTGGGCAATCATGTCTCTCCATTGAGAGAATTTACGTTGCTGAATCTATATTTGAGGAGTTTTATCATCAACTTATAGCTAAAGCTCATCGTCTTCAGCTAGCCTACCCCAACGTTGAAAGTGGACAAATTGGCCCTATTATCGCCGAAAAGCAAGCCGAAATTATCAAAAATCATCTTACTGATGCAGTAGACAAGGGTGCAGTCATCCACTGCGGTGGTAAAGTTGAGGAATTAGGCGGTGGTTGGTGGTGTCGTCCCACGGTGCTAACCCAAGTCAATCATTCCATGAAAGTAATGACCGAAGAAACTTTCGGCCCCATTATGCCTGTGATGCCATTTCCCAGTGTTGAAGAAGCGGTATACTTAGCCAACGATGCCATATATGGACTCAGTGCAGCCGTGTTTGCTGGTTCGGAAGAAGAAGCCCTACCCGTTGCTCGGCAAATCCAGGCAGGTGCTATTAGTATTAATGATGCGGCTCTGACTGCGATCATGTATGAAGGAGAGAAAAACGCCTTCAAATTCTCAGGTTTGGGCGGTTCCCGCATGGGTGCAGCAGCCCTCAAGCGATTTATGCGAAAACAGGCATTTTTAATTAAAACTAACTCTGCCCATGACCCTTGGTGGTTTGATCATGGGTGA
- a CDS encoding nitrilase-related carbon-nitrogen hydrolase, translated as MANNTDTIESFRALALQVTCHAVNQARDRQEVGLLMQKTITRLAQQIAASIAFIGFDCRLIVLPEYFLTGFPMGESMEAWANKACLEMDGAEYEALGKIAQKYQIFLAGNAYELDPNFPGLYFQTCFVIDPSGTVVLRYRRLNSMFAPTPHDVWDKYLDCYGLEGVFPVAKTAIGNLAALASEEILYPEVARCLAMRGAEIFLHSTSEVYSKNLSVKDAAKITRAVENMAYVVSANTGGLSNSSIPSGSVDGGSKIIDHRGIVLAETGAGESMAAFAEIDLVGLRRDRHRPGLNNLLSRQRWELYAQSYNQSKFYPPNTMLNPAVDRKHFIQTQEQTIKRLSELGII; from the coding sequence ATGGCGAATAATACTGATACTATCGAATCATTTCGTGCTTTGGCATTGCAGGTTACTTGTCATGCCGTCAATCAAGCACGCGATCGCCAAGAAGTCGGGTTACTGATGCAAAAAACTATCACCCGCTTGGCACAACAAATCGCCGCCAGTATTGCATTTATTGGTTTTGACTGTCGTTTAATTGTCCTACCAGAATACTTCCTCACAGGTTTTCCTATGGGGGAATCTATGGAAGCATGGGCAAACAAAGCCTGTTTAGAAATGGACGGTGCTGAATATGAAGCCCTTGGTAAAATTGCCCAAAAATATCAAATATTTTTAGCTGGTAACGCCTACGAACTTGATCCCAATTTTCCGGGTTTGTACTTTCAAACCTGCTTTGTCATTGATCCATCTGGTACAGTTGTCTTGAGATATCGGCGGCTAAATTCCATGTTTGCCCCTACACCCCATGATGTTTGGGATAAATACCTGGATTGCTACGGCTTAGAAGGAGTTTTCCCCGTAGCGAAAACTGCCATTGGTAACTTAGCGGCTTTAGCTTCAGAGGAAATTTTATACCCAGAAGTTGCGAGGTGTTTAGCCATGCGTGGTGCAGAAATTTTTCTGCATTCCACCTCCGAAGTTTATAGTAAAAATCTCAGCGTTAAAGACGCAGCCAAAATCACCCGCGCCGTAGAAAATATGGCTTATGTAGTGTCAGCAAATACTGGTGGACTAAGTAATAGTTCTATCCCTAGTGGTTCAGTAGATGGTGGCTCAAAAATCATCGACCATCGTGGGATAGTATTAGCAGAGACAGGTGCAGGGGAAAGTATGGCAGCATTTGCAGAGATAGATTTAGTAGGATTAAGGCGCGATCGCCACCGTCCAGGGTTAAATAATTTACTTTCCCGTCAGCGATGGGAATTATATGCTCAAAGTTACAACCAGTCAAAATTTTACCCACCCAACACCATGCTAAATCCAGCAGTAGACCGCAAACATTTTATCCAAACCCAAGAGCAAACTATTAAACGTTTGAGCGAGTTGGGGATAATTTGA
- a CDS encoding Red chlorophyll catabolite reductase (RCC reductase) produces the protein MLEQQTMLDNTVVFEYLWNITQELRQKLDARFETHPDSSTQELHSYSAQVGAAHGSLNTFSGAEIDWLVHSWLRDPISGFSNMHLTVWLKPHIRVPHLACAFSTFPQLGILFYMDYIPRTDLFIDIEYLDRYYEPVNQTYLRLQADSRFEPFISKTLYIRQAQSHTSLCYTFPEHEETLALVRTVAHEMLDRWLSWVDTAEVVAESERPALAERDLFVRRTIAERDPDNQVAVRFFGEAMTDKLVRSLWGGDRILT, from the coding sequence ATGCTGGAACAGCAAACTATGTTAGATAATACAGTCGTATTTGAGTATTTATGGAATATTACACAAGAACTGCGGCAGAAATTAGATGCTCGGTTTGAGACACATCCCGATTCTTCTACCCAAGAATTACACAGTTACTCTGCTCAGGTGGGCGCTGCTCACGGCTCACTCAATACTTTTTCTGGTGCAGAAATCGATTGGTTAGTGCATTCATGGCTACGCGATCCGATTTCTGGCTTTAGCAATATGCACCTAACAGTTTGGCTAAAACCACACATCCGCGTCCCTCATTTGGCTTGTGCCTTTAGTACGTTTCCGCAACTAGGCATTTTATTTTACATGGATTACATTCCGCGTACTGATTTATTTATTGACATAGAATATCTCGATCGCTACTATGAACCCGTTAACCAAACATACCTGAGACTACAGGCCGATTCACGTTTTGAACCATTTATTAGTAAAACTTTATATATCCGGCAAGCCCAATCTCACACCAGTTTGTGTTACACATTTCCAGAACATGAGGAAACCTTAGCTTTAGTTCGCACAGTTGCCCATGAAATGCTGGATCGGTGGTTGTCTTGGGTAGATACAGCCGAAGTTGTAGCAGAGTCGGAACGCCCCGCATTAGCTGAACGGGACTTATTTGTAAGGCGAACGATCGCAGAACGTGATCCAGATAATCAAGTGGCTGTGCGGTTCTTTGGCGAAGCAATGACAGATAAACTGGTGCGATCGCTTTGGGGTGGCGATCGTATACTTACTTGA
- a CDS encoding isocitrate lyase/PEP mutase family protein, whose protein sequence is MSSSQTLRQLLARPEIIVIPGVYDCLSAKLAQKIGFEVVATSGFGIAASTLGLPDYGFLTATEMLYSIGRIAQSVSVPLIADLDTGYGNALNVMRTIKDAVQLDVAGVLLEDQEWPKKCGHFEGKRVIPTAEHAGKIRAAVEARGDSGLVIIARTDARAPLGLEEAIARGRAYIAAGADILFVEAPQSVEELQAIAAAFPDVPLVANIVEGGKTPSLTAAELQNLGFKIVFFPLTGLLAVTETLTNCLTHLKQQGTTANLNNLVNFQDFQELVGVPRFLQMEKKFK, encoded by the coding sequence ATGTCTTCTAGCCAAACACTGCGACAGTTACTAGCACGTCCTGAAATTATCGTGATTCCCGGTGTCTATGACTGTCTCAGTGCCAAGTTGGCTCAAAAGATAGGTTTTGAGGTAGTGGCTACCAGTGGTTTTGGGATTGCGGCTTCTACTTTAGGTTTACCAGATTATGGTTTTCTCACCGCTACCGAAATGCTCTACAGTATAGGGCGAATTGCTCAATCGGTGAGTGTTCCCTTAATTGCAGATTTAGATACCGGTTATGGCAATGCTTTAAATGTGATGCGGACTATCAAGGATGCTGTGCAGTTGGATGTGGCGGGTGTGTTGCTAGAAGATCAAGAATGGCCGAAAAAGTGTGGTCATTTTGAAGGGAAGCGAGTTATCCCCACAGCCGAACACGCCGGAAAAATTAGAGCCGCAGTTGAGGCGCGGGGTGATAGTGGTTTAGTAATTATTGCCCGTACTGATGCCCGTGCGCCACTGGGTTTAGAGGAAGCGATCGCTCGTGGTCGTGCTTACATTGCCGCCGGAGCCGATATACTCTTTGTAGAAGCACCGCAATCTGTAGAAGAATTACAAGCGATCGCAGCAGCTTTCCCTGATGTCCCATTAGTCGCTAACATCGTTGAAGGTGGTAAAACTCCCTCACTTACGGCGGCTGAGTTACAAAATTTAGGTTTTAAAATCGTCTTTTTCCCCCTCACTGGGTTATTAGCAGTCACCGAAACACTCACCAATTGTTTAACTCATTTGAAACAACAGGGAACTACAGCTAATTTGAATAATTTAGTTAATTTTCAAGATTTTCAAGAACTCGTAGGCGTTCCCCGATTTCTGCAAATGGAAAAAAAGTTTAAGTAA
- the acsF gene encoding magnesium-protoporphyrin IX monomethyl ester (oxidative) cyclase: MVNTLATPEPQTLKPGVKAPVQETLLTPRFYTTDFDAVANLDILANETEIRAIVEELRADYNRHHFVRDDEFKQNWDHITGEKRRAFIDFLERSCTSEFSGFLLFKELSRRIKDRNPLLAEAFNYMARDEARHAGFLNKSMADLNLSLDLNYLTKNRTYTFFPPEWVIYTVYLSEKIGYWRYILVHKHMQEHPEYQFYPLFRKFESWCQDENRHGDFFKAVLRSQPKLWKSWKARLWVRFFLLTVFATHTMTVFERASFYEAIGIHPRKYNNRVIQETNNTSARAFPIILNTNHPEFFWRLEQCSENNLKLVAIQKNKLPKFVKFFQRIPPAIAIFWNMLRLYLIKPIDTEATRGTVM; encoded by the coding sequence ATGGTTAATACTCTTGCAACTCCAGAGCCTCAGACGCTAAAGCCAGGTGTGAAAGCACCTGTTCAGGAAACATTATTAACACCCCGGTTTTACACCACCGACTTTGATGCAGTGGCAAATTTGGATATTTTAGCCAATGAGACGGAGATTCGGGCAATTGTCGAAGAACTGCGGGCGGACTACAACCGTCATCACTTTGTGCGTGATGATGAGTTTAAGCAAAATTGGGATCACATTACTGGGGAAAAGCGCCGGGCTTTTATTGACTTTTTAGAGCGTTCTTGTACTTCCGAGTTTTCTGGATTTCTGTTGTTTAAAGAGCTATCACGCCGTATTAAAGACCGTAATCCCTTGTTGGCAGAGGCCTTTAATTATATGGCACGGGATGAAGCACGCCATGCGGGATTTTTGAATAAATCAATGGCGGATTTAAATCTTTCCCTAGACTTAAACTATTTAACCAAAAACCGCACATATACCTTTTTCCCGCCAGAGTGGGTAATTTACACAGTCTACCTATCGGAGAAAATTGGTTACTGGCGGTATATTTTGGTGCATAAGCATATGCAGGAGCATCCAGAATATCAGTTTTATCCGCTATTCCGTAAGTTTGAGAGTTGGTGTCAAGATGAGAATCGCCACGGGGATTTCTTTAAAGCAGTGTTGCGATCGCAGCCCAAATTATGGAAAAGTTGGAAGGCTCGCTTATGGGTGCGTTTCTTTTTATTAACTGTGTTTGCTACCCATACAATGACCGTATTTGAACGGGCTAGCTTTTACGAAGCCATTGGTATCCATCCCCGCAAGTACAACAACAGAGTCATTCAAGAAACTAATAATACCTCAGCCAGAGCATTTCCTATCATCTTGAATACCAATCACCCGGAATTTTTCTGGCGATTAGAACAGTGTTCGGAAAATAACTTGAAATTAGTGGCAATTCAAAAGAATAAATTGCCCAAATTTGTGAAATTTTTCCAAAGAATCCCACCCGCGATCGCCATCTTTTGGAATATGTTGCGGTTGTATCTCATCAAGCCAATTGATACTGAAGCTACACGCGGTACAGTTATGTAA
- a CDS encoding biliverdin-producing heme oxygenase gives MSSNLAVKLRSGTQKAHTAAENVGFMKCFLKGVVDKECFAKFLSNLYFVYSELETAIQSHARHPIVGAVYFPELNRQAALETDMVFYYGSEWRSLITPSTSAQAYINRIRELSAHDPALLIGHSYTRYMGDLSGGQMLQKIAQSTLRLSGYEGTSFYNFEQIPDKKVFKDQYRQALDSLTIDDATGDRIVAEANIAFQFNMQMARELEGSLIKAIGQVVFNSLTHNSNPGSTEAPAM, from the coding sequence ATGAGTAGCAATTTAGCTGTCAAACTGCGTTCTGGCACTCAAAAAGCTCACACAGCAGCAGAAAACGTGGGATTCATGAAATGTTTTTTGAAGGGAGTTGTAGATAAGGAGTGCTTTGCCAAGTTTTTGAGCAATTTGTATTTTGTCTACAGTGAACTAGAAACTGCTATCCAAAGTCATGCTCGTCATCCGATAGTTGGTGCAGTTTACTTCCCCGAACTCAATCGTCAAGCTGCTTTAGAAACAGACATGGTATTTTACTATGGTAGTGAGTGGCGCAGTCTTATTACACCCTCAACCAGCGCCCAGGCATACATCAACCGCATTCGAGAACTTTCTGCTCATGATCCTGCCTTGCTGATTGGCCATAGCTATACCCGCTACATGGGGGATCTATCTGGGGGGCAAATGCTGCAAAAAATTGCTCAGTCAACTTTGAGGTTGTCAGGCTACGAAGGCACATCTTTCTATAATTTTGAGCAAATTCCTGACAAGAAAGTATTTAAAGATCAGTATCGTCAGGCATTAGACTCATTAACTATTGATGATGCCACAGGCGATCGCATCGTTGCAGAAGCAAATATTGCTTTCCAATTCAATATGCAAATGGCTAGAGAACTAGAGGGAAGTTTAATCAAAGCGATTGGTCAAGTAGTGTTTAATAGCTTAACTCACAACAGTAACCCCGGTAGCACTGAAGCACCTGCAATGTGA